One part of the Clostridium thermosuccinogenes genome encodes these proteins:
- a CDS encoding MBL fold metallo-hydrolase yields MIKFCSLFSGSSGNSLYIEANGTKILIDAGLSGKRIIQALNSIGEQPSEISAVLVTHEHSDHIRGVGILSRKFNIPVYANEKTWDAMGTQIGPINADNMRCFTTGKEFEIGNLCIKPFPIPHDASEPVGFNFFAENKKVTTATDIGHITKEVLESLIESDLVLLESNHDIEMLKVGPYPWPLKRRILGDRGHLSNEMAGKVAVHMAQRGTRKFLLGHLSKENNFPELAYQTVYNALSEQKIKVGSDVTLEVAMRDYTGSVITL; encoded by the coding sequence ATGATAAAATTTTGCAGCCTGTTCAGCGGGAGCAGCGGTAATTCCCTTTATATAGAGGCAAATGGCACTAAAATTCTGATAGATGCCGGATTAAGCGGAAAAAGGATAATACAGGCGCTTAACTCAATTGGCGAACAGCCTTCGGAGATAAGTGCTGTTTTGGTTACCCATGAGCATAGTGACCATATTAGAGGGGTAGGAATATTATCGAGGAAGTTTAACATACCTGTTTATGCAAATGAGAAGACCTGGGATGCTATGGGGACACAAATAGGGCCTATCAATGCCGATAATATGAGATGCTTTACCACGGGCAAGGAATTTGAAATAGGAAATTTGTGCATAAAGCCTTTTCCCATACCTCATGATGCTTCGGAGCCGGTTGGGTTCAATTTCTTTGCAGAAAATAAGAAGGTTACCACAGCTACCGACATCGGACATATAACCAAAGAGGTTCTGGAGAGCCTCATAGAGAGCGATCTTGTCCTTCTGGAATCCAACCATGACATCGAGATGCTTAAGGTGGGACCATATCCATGGCCGCTGAAAAGGAGGATTCTGGGTGACCGAGGGCACCTTTCCAATGAGATGGCCGGCAAGGTAGCTGTACATATGGCCCAAAGGGGAACCAGAAAATTTCTGCTGGGGCACCTCAGCAAGGAAAACAATTTTCCCGAGCTGGCATATCAGACAGTATACAATGCATTAAGCGAGCAGAAAATAAAAGTGGGATCGGATGTAACGCTAGAAGTAGCTATGAGGGATTATACCGGCAGTGTTATTACACTTTAG
- a CDS encoding two-component system regulatory protein YycI, whose amino-acid sequence MNWSKAKTILIIIFAAMNIFLLINLIKIYSNDETALNITNTEKILKDRGYILNCDIPGNIHSGMLNFETGDFDRKKIGEKLLGVKISAEGELGDGFEYTSGDRSLKFQSGNVIIYNDKNPSDNVDIYDIRKIRKYAESFIKDLDIPANQYFAEKYNSDGSITLYYKQKYKGFLIFYNEAEVTITEKGITGFRCKFIKPLGIAAAKKIVPAYQILLKHFDGGDNTVITSIDAGFVGSFHQSSVQASEALVWRIGIDGQKPLYFNAVNAEKIDIEGMFSD is encoded by the coding sequence ATGAACTGGTCAAAGGCTAAAACTATATTGATCATCATTTTTGCTGCAATGAATATATTCTTGCTGATAAATCTTATTAAAATCTACAGCAATGATGAGACTGCATTAAATATAACCAATACGGAGAAAATTCTTAAAGACAGAGGCTATATCTTAAATTGCGATATACCCGGCAACATCCATTCCGGTATGCTTAATTTTGAGACAGGTGACTTTGACCGTAAGAAAATCGGTGAAAAGCTTTTGGGAGTTAAGATATCAGCGGAGGGTGAATTAGGGGATGGATTTGAATATACATCGGGAGACAGGAGCTTAAAATTTCAGTCTGGAAATGTAATAATATACAACGATAAAAATCCTTCGGATAATGTTGATATTTACGATATAAGAAAAATCAGAAAGTATGCGGAAAGCTTTATAAAAGATCTTGATATACCGGCCAATCAGTATTTTGCAGAGAAATACAATTCGGATGGTAGCATTACTTTATACTATAAGCAAAAATATAAAGGATTTCTTATTTTCTATAATGAAGCGGAAGTTACCATTACCGAGAAAGGAATAACAGGCTTTAGGTGTAAATTTATAAAGCCACTTGGGATAGCGGCGGCAAAGAAAATTGTTCCGGCCTACCAGATTTTGCTTAAGCATTTTGATGGAGGAGATAATACTGTTATTACCAGCATTGACGCTGGGTTTGTCGGCTCATTCCATCAGAGCAGCGTTCAGGCATCGGAAGCCCTCGTATGGCGTATAGGCATTGACGGGCAAAAGCCGCTATATTTTAATGCCGTTAATGCGGAAAAAATCGATATTGAAGGGATGTTTTCCGATTGA
- a CDS encoding ExeA family protein produces MFEQYYNFLHTPFTRDIPEKHLYSNPELEEVCSRLEYAARNRLFAVITGDVGTGKTTAIRKFVGALDSNRYKVMYISDSALTPRNFYWEVLNQLGCEAKFYRSDAKRQLTREISNLIEIQRRIPIIITDEAHLLSREMLEEIRFLLNFRMDSYNPMSLILVGQSELKDILKKQIYEAICQRIDIRYHMMPYDRQRTGEYIRKHLEYAGESREIFTDMAVDEIYEYSHGVPRKINRACTACLLHGAQVQKKIIDDHVVRLIVEEELNW; encoded by the coding sequence ATGTTTGAGCAGTACTACAACTTTCTGCACACGCCGTTCACCCGGGATATACCGGAGAAGCATTTGTATAGCAATCCGGAGCTGGAAGAGGTCTGCAGCAGGCTTGAGTATGCGGCCCGGAACCGGTTGTTTGCAGTGATAACGGGAGATGTTGGTACAGGAAAGACCACAGCCATAAGGAAGTTTGTTGGGGCGCTGGACAGCAACCGGTACAAGGTAATGTACATAAGCGATTCGGCGTTGACACCGAGGAATTTTTACTGGGAAGTATTGAACCAGCTGGGATGTGAAGCGAAATTCTACAGGAGCGATGCAAAACGACAACTAACGAGAGAGATCAGCAACCTGATTGAAATACAGAGACGTATTCCTATAATCATCACAGATGAGGCACACCTACTTTCAAGGGAGATGCTGGAGGAAATCCGGTTTTTACTAAACTTCAGGATGGATTCGTATAACCCAATGAGTTTAATCCTGGTAGGCCAGAGTGAGTTGAAGGACATCCTGAAGAAGCAGATATATGAGGCAATATGCCAGCGAATAGATATCCGATATCATATGATGCCATATGATCGGCAAAGAACCGGTGAATACATAAGAAAGCACCTGGAGTATGCAGGAGAAAGCCGGGAGATATTTACGGATATGGCGGTAGACGAGATATATGAATATTCTCATGGAGTACCGCGAAAAATCAACCGGGCGTGTACAGCTTGCCTTTTACATGGGGCACAGGTACAGAAAAAAATCATAGACGATCATGTGGTAAGGCTTATTGTTGAGGAAGAATTGAACTGGTAG
- a CDS encoding UDP-N-acetylglucosamine 1-carboxyvinyltransferase — MERYAINGGKPLYGEVCISGAKNAAVAIIPASLLVDGPCRIENIPNISDVISLKYILTYLGATIKYESNNENAMIIDTSGVNSYTATCDRVKNLRASYYLLGALLGRFKKAEVVFPGGCDFGFRPMDQHFKGFEALGAKVKVEHGIIKVSADRLKGSRIYLDVVSVGATINLMLAAVKAEGVTIIENAAKEPHVVDVANFLNAMGAKIRGAGTDVIKITGVPVLRGRATYSIIPDQIEAGTFMIAAAATKGDVTVRNVIPKHMESLSAKLMEMGIEVIQGEDWIRVKYNGQINKVSIKTLPYPGFPTDLHPLTAVLLCLADGTSTITEGVWDSRFQYVDELKRMGALIKVEGRMAVIEGVGKLTGAPIKATDLRAGAAMTIAGLCAEGHTEVFDVKYIDRGYEKFDTKLRSLGADITRVTD, encoded by the coding sequence TTGGAAAGGTATGCAATAAACGGTGGCAAACCTCTATATGGTGAAGTGTGTATAAGCGGGGCGAAAAATGCAGCTGTTGCGATTATTCCTGCCTCTTTATTGGTGGATGGTCCTTGCAGGATTGAAAATATTCCCAATATAAGCGATGTGATTTCTTTAAAATATATCCTTACATATTTAGGGGCTACCATAAAATATGAGAGCAATAACGAAAATGCGATGATTATAGATACTTCCGGTGTTAACTCTTATACAGCAACATGCGACAGGGTTAAAAACTTAAGGGCATCCTATTATCTTCTGGGAGCGCTTCTGGGCAGGTTCAAGAAAGCTGAGGTTGTTTTTCCGGGAGGCTGCGATTTTGGATTCAGGCCCATGGATCAGCACTTTAAAGGTTTTGAAGCTCTAGGTGCAAAGGTAAAAGTAGAGCATGGCATAATAAAGGTATCAGCCGACAGGTTGAAGGGTAGTAGAATATACCTTGATGTGGTAAGTGTCGGTGCTACAATAAACCTGATGCTGGCAGCGGTAAAGGCCGAAGGGGTGACCATCATTGAAAATGCGGCCAAAGAACCTCATGTGGTTGACGTGGCTAATTTTCTCAATGCTATGGGAGCCAAAATAAGGGGTGCCGGCACAGATGTGATAAAAATAACAGGCGTTCCTGTGCTTCGGGGAAGGGCAACCTATTCGATAATACCCGACCAGATTGAAGCAGGAACATTTATGATAGCTGCTGCGGCGACCAAAGGTGATGTTACGGTCAGGAATGTCATACCCAAACACATGGAATCTCTTAGTGCGAAGCTGATGGAAATGGGTATAGAAGTGATACAGGGTGAGGACTGGATAAGGGTAAAATACAATGGACAAATAAACAAGGTCAGCATTAAAACTCTTCCCTATCCCGGATTTCCTACGGACCTTCATCCTCTTACAGCAGTGCTTTTGTGCCTGGCTGACGGTACCAGCACCATAACGGAGGGAGTATGGGATTCCAGGTTCCAGTATGTTGATGAGCTGAAACGAATGGGGGCCTTGATAAAAGTTGAGGGCAGAATGGCGGTAATCGAAGGAGTGGGCAAGCTTACCGGAGCACCGATAAAAGCCACCGATCTAAGGGCCGGGGCTGCAATGACAATAGCAGGCCTCTGTGCGGAGGGACATACTGAAGTATTTGATGTAAAATATATTGACAGGGGATATGAAAAGTTTGATACAAAACTCAGAAGCCTTGGAGCGGATATAACCAGGGTAACAGATTGA
- a CDS encoding ABC transporter ATP-binding protein — protein MVEANQVSVIRNNKYILKDISWSFKRGEHWAILGLNGSGKTTLLNVINGYVFPSRGEIQVLGKTFGKYDWRELRKSIGWVSTALQERLYKSESAEDIVISGRYASIGLYEEPSQEDRALARDILEQLGCRELSLRTYETLSQGEKQLVLIARALMASPRLLILDEPCTGLDIFAKEKLLSIIGSFSSRPDAPAMIYVTHVTEEILPTFSHTLLLRRGQVHSSGETAAMMTKENLEDFYEIPVRCENLGGRFLVRPFSYL, from the coding sequence GTGGTCGAAGCAAATCAGGTTTCAGTAATACGAAATAATAAATATATTCTGAAAGATATAAGCTGGTCGTTTAAAAGAGGTGAACACTGGGCAATCCTCGGGCTTAACGGTTCGGGCAAAACCACGCTGCTAAACGTGATCAATGGATATGTATTTCCATCCAGGGGAGAAATCCAGGTTCTCGGCAAAACTTTCGGAAAATATGACTGGAGGGAACTTAGAAAATCCATTGGTTGGGTGAGTACAGCTCTCCAAGAGAGACTTTATAAAAGTGAATCGGCAGAAGACATCGTAATCAGCGGCAGATATGCATCCATTGGCCTTTATGAAGAGCCCAGCCAGGAAGACAGAGCTTTAGCCAGGGACATACTGGAGCAGTTGGGCTGCCGGGAATTATCCCTTCGTACCTATGAGACCCTCTCCCAGGGCGAAAAGCAGCTGGTTTTGATTGCCAGGGCCCTGATGGCGTCACCGCGCCTGCTAATTCTGGACGAACCCTGTACCGGTCTGGACATTTTCGCTAAAGAAAAACTGCTTTCCATTATAGGAAGCTTTAGCAGCAGACCGGATGCTCCGGCAATGATCTATGTCACCCATGTAACCGAAGAAATACTTCCGACATTCAGCCACACCTTGTTGCTGCGCAGGGGTCAGGTTCATTCCTCTGGAGAAACAGCAGCCATGATGACCAAAGAGAATCTTGAGGATTTTTATGAAATACCTGTCCGTTGTGAAAACTTAGGAGGCCGGTTTTTAGTGCGTCCCTTTTCTTATCTGTAA
- a CDS encoding DUF6431 domain-containing protein, whose product MIIAYLGRNVKEYRRNCLKFLERLELICPKCGGKTTFHDRYARHVHMGEEIEWINIFRVICSKCGKTHAIIPDFIRPYKHYSACDSELVLRDQEDGIPLEEIETAASISTLRRWVEEFRQRGRQAAGALRAILYRYYGKFVNELEMIETKVFHMIERLLGLLPQIESSHLAIGETNMWLTNHLAGVFV is encoded by the coding sequence ATGATAATAGCATATCTGGGGCGGAATGTTAAGGAGTATCGCAGAAATTGTTTAAAATTTTTGGAAAGGCTGGAGTTGATATGCCCGAAATGCGGCGGGAAAACAACCTTTCATGACAGATATGCACGTCATGTGCATATGGGCGAGGAAATTGAATGGATTAACATATTCCGTGTAATCTGTAGCAAGTGTGGGAAGACACATGCAATCATACCGGATTTCATCAGGCCGTATAAGCATTACTCGGCTTGTGATAGCGAGCTGGTCCTTCGGGACCAGGAGGACGGTATACCTCTTGAGGAGATTGAGACTGCCGCCAGCATATCCACATTAAGGCGGTGGGTAGAAGAATTCAGGCAACGGGGGCGGCAAGCTGCAGGAGCATTAAGAGCTATACTGTACAGGTATTATGGCAAGTTTGTCAATGAGCTGGAGATGATAGAAACAAAGGTATTCCACATGATTGAGCGGCTGCTTGGGTTACTGCCGCAGATAGAAAGCAGCCATCTTGCCATAGGTGAAACGAATATGTGGCTAACAAATCATCTGGCAGGAGTATTTGTATAG
- a CDS encoding type II toxin-antitoxin system RelE family toxin produces the protein MNQNYKINISKNALKFINKQDNYQRKRILSAIYGLPKGDVKKLKGYEYYRLRVGDFRVIFTKNDKKLVILVIDIGNRGQVYENL, from the coding sequence ATGAATCAGAACTACAAAATTAACATAAGCAAGAATGCTTTGAAGTTTATTAACAAACAGGATAATTATCAAAGGAAGAGAATATTATCTGCTATTTATGGATTGCCCAAAGGAGATGTAAAGAAATTAAAAGGCTATGAGTATTATAGACTTAGAGTTGGAGATTTCAGAGTCATTTTTACTAAGAATGATAAAAAACTCGTAATACTGGTTATTGATATAGGAAATAGAGGCCAGGTATATGAGAATTTATAA
- a CDS encoding iron-containing alcohol dehydrogenase: MNFNYYIPTRILFGPGKLEELSKENLPGKKALIVISSGKSMKENGYLDRLIKILQSKQIEYALFDKILPNPIKTHVMEGAQLARKEGCDFVIGLGGGSSIDSAKSIAVMATNPGDYWDYVSGGTGKGMPLQNPPLPIVAITTTAGTGTEADPWTVITKEDTNEKIGFGNYMTFPVLSVVDPELMLSVPEKLTAYQGFDALFHSTEGYIASIATPMSDIYALKSIELISKYLPECVKNGNNLEARTQLALANTLSGFVESISSCTSEHSLEHALSAHHPELPHGAGLIMLSEAYYTFFASKVPERFVDMAKAMGVDVDSLPEDERPFSFVKALIELQEACGVRDLKMSDYGIKKEEIPVLAENARTTMGGLFELDRYKLSLEETIEILNNAYK; this comes from the coding sequence ATGAATTTCAACTATTACATTCCTACAAGGATTCTTTTTGGTCCTGGTAAGCTGGAGGAATTGTCCAAAGAGAATCTGCCCGGAAAAAAGGCCCTTATCGTGATTTCTTCCGGCAAGTCGATGAAAGAGAACGGGTACCTGGACCGGTTGATTAAAATTCTTCAGTCCAAGCAGATTGAATATGCACTGTTTGACAAGATACTTCCCAACCCTATTAAAACCCATGTTATGGAAGGAGCGCAGCTGGCGAGGAAGGAAGGCTGTGACTTTGTAATAGGATTAGGCGGTGGCAGCAGCATCGACTCTGCGAAGAGTATCGCCGTAATGGCTACCAATCCCGGAGATTACTGGGACTATGTAAGCGGAGGTACTGGAAAGGGAATGCCTCTTCAAAACCCTCCTCTCCCTATCGTGGCTATTACTACCACCGCAGGCACTGGTACCGAGGCGGATCCCTGGACTGTTATTACCAAAGAAGATACCAATGAAAAGATAGGCTTTGGCAATTATATGACTTTTCCTGTGCTATCGGTGGTAGATCCGGAGCTTATGCTTTCCGTTCCGGAAAAGCTGACAGCTTATCAAGGCTTTGATGCTCTTTTTCATTCTACCGAAGGATATATTGCCAGTATTGCCACTCCCATGAGTGATATCTACGCCCTTAAAAGCATTGAGCTGATATCCAAGTACCTTCCTGAATGTGTCAAGAACGGAAACAATCTGGAAGCCCGTACACAGCTCGCTCTGGCTAATACTCTTTCAGGATTTGTGGAGTCGATATCCAGCTGCACTTCGGAGCATTCCTTGGAGCATGCCCTTAGCGCTCACCATCCTGAGCTTCCTCACGGCGCCGGACTCATAATGCTTTCTGAAGCCTACTATACTTTCTTTGCTTCCAAGGTTCCTGAAAGGTTTGTGGACATGGCTAAAGCCATGGGGGTTGATGTAGACTCCCTGCCGGAGGACGAACGGCCGTTTTCCTTTGTAAAAGCCCTGATTGAACTGCAGGAGGCCTGTGGCGTAAGAGATTTAAAAATGTCCGACTATGGAATTAAGAAGGAAGAGATTCCTGTCCTCGCAGAAAATGCCCGCACTACTATGGGAGGACTTTTCGAGCTGGATCGTTACAAGCTTTCTTTGGAGGAAACTATAGAAATATTGAATAATGCTTACAAATAA
- a CDS encoding DDE-type integrase/transposase/recombinase, with amino-acid sequence MINNEVLEKALKKHEIISPLLQPDLDEAEKRRIRQEILEREGISERTLRRYLAAYRENGYEGLLPKIRKDTGQQRAISQEILDRAIEIKQELPERSVRRIIKILEGEGIVKKGSVSRSTLSRHLLKMGFGAKDFRNVRIEGTTARRFVKNGRNTLWQADIKYGPYIPTADGGKKRTYMVAFIDDATRLVCHAEFYDNQRLPILEDSFRKAILKYGKPEAVYVDNGKVFISKWFRVACAKLGIRHMNTKAYSPESKGKIERFNATVEEFFQEISLEKAKSLEELNRKFRVWLDEGYNGKPHSSLKGVSPSQAYASDPKKVRFATPEECRDAFLWEDTRKVDNTGCFKLQGIEYEAGIEYIGKKVDVRYDPFDMSLLEIWYNGERRKTATPLKVGEYCSKVEKTPATKSATHSRLLKIYESENEKRQKRQTGALTFRSMKGGDRNV; translated from the coding sequence ATGATAAACAATGAAGTATTGGAAAAAGCATTAAAGAAACATGAGATCATATCGCCGCTATTGCAGCCGGATCTGGATGAGGCGGAAAAGCGGAGAATACGGCAGGAGATACTTGAGAGGGAAGGAATTTCGGAAAGGACACTTCGGAGGTATCTTGCAGCGTACCGGGAGAATGGTTACGAAGGGCTATTACCAAAGATACGAAAAGATACAGGGCAACAAAGAGCGATATCTCAGGAAATATTAGATCGGGCAATCGAAATAAAACAGGAACTGCCGGAGAGAAGTGTCAGGAGGATCATAAAGATCCTTGAAGGCGAAGGGATTGTCAAAAAAGGAAGTGTCTCCAGAAGCACCTTGTCCAGGCATCTTTTGAAGATGGGCTTTGGTGCAAAAGACTTCAGAAATGTTCGTATAGAAGGAACGACAGCCCGCCGGTTCGTCAAAAACGGAAGGAACACATTGTGGCAGGCAGATATCAAATACGGTCCGTACATACCGACTGCCGACGGCGGTAAGAAACGGACATACATGGTGGCATTTATTGACGATGCGACGAGGCTGGTGTGTCATGCAGAATTTTACGACAATCAGAGGCTTCCGATATTGGAAGACAGTTTTCGCAAGGCAATATTGAAATACGGCAAGCCGGAGGCAGTATACGTTGACAATGGCAAGGTATTTATCTCGAAATGGTTCAGAGTAGCATGTGCAAAGCTGGGAATCCGTCACATGAACACAAAGGCGTATTCTCCGGAGAGCAAAGGCAAGATTGAGAGGTTCAATGCCACAGTTGAAGAGTTTTTCCAGGAGATATCGCTGGAGAAAGCAAAAAGCCTGGAGGAACTTAACCGCAAATTTCGGGTATGGCTGGATGAAGGGTACAACGGGAAGCCTCATAGCAGTTTAAAAGGGGTTTCTCCATCGCAGGCGTATGCAAGTGATCCAAAGAAGGTGCGGTTTGCAACTCCTGAAGAATGCCGGGACGCATTTTTATGGGAAGATACAAGGAAAGTTGACAACACAGGCTGTTTCAAGCTGCAAGGGATAGAATATGAAGCCGGAATCGAATACATAGGCAAAAAAGTGGATGTGCGGTATGATCCTTTTGATATGAGCCTTCTGGAGATATGGTACAATGGTGAGCGCCGAAAGACAGCAACCCCGCTGAAGGTTGGGGAATACTGCTCAAAGGTTGAAAAAACACCAGCAACGAAATCGGCGACTCATTCACGGCTATTAAAAATATATGAGAGCGAGAATGAAAAGAGGCAAAAACGGCAGACCGGAGCATTAACCTTCAGGAGCATGAAGGGCGGTGACAGAAATGTTTGA
- the rlmH gene encoding 23S rRNA (pseudouridine(1915)-N(3))-methyltransferase RlmH yields the protein MKITVIAVGKLKEKYLKEGINEYVKRLSRFCDIEIQEVGDEQAPENLSPAQEKQIKGKEAERIVKKIKDNSLLIALDVKGQKLDSEGFAEKLQSFFISGHSHITFLIGGSLGLDHELLKRAHMRFSMSDLTFPHQLARLILMEQLFRAFKIINGETYHK from the coding sequence ATCAAAATAACTGTTATAGCTGTAGGAAAACTGAAGGAGAAGTATTTAAAAGAAGGCATAAATGAATACGTAAAACGCCTGTCAAGGTTCTGCGACATTGAAATACAGGAGGTTGGAGACGAACAGGCTCCGGAAAACCTCAGTCCTGCCCAGGAAAAGCAGATAAAAGGGAAGGAAGCGGAAAGGATAGTAAAAAAGATTAAGGACAACAGTTTGTTGATTGCATTGGACGTAAAAGGACAAAAGCTTGATTCTGAAGGTTTTGCTGAAAAGCTGCAGTCTTTTTTTATTTCAGGGCATTCCCATATAACCTTTCTGATAGGCGGATCTTTAGGACTGGACCATGAACTCCTGAAAAGGGCTCACATGCGCTTTTCCATGTCAGACCTTACCTTTCCCCACCAGTTGGCCCGGCTGATATTGATGGAGCAGTTGTTCCGGGCATTTAAGATTATTAACGGTGAGACCTATCATAAGTGA